One window of the Nicotiana tabacum cultivar K326 chromosome 4, ASM71507v2, whole genome shotgun sequence genome contains the following:
- the LOC107779026 gene encoding protein DETOXIFICATION 35-like — protein METPLLNGNSGDYNQLVGADGDYRPAKSFKDWWAIFCIETVKLWRIGGPIAFNIICQYGVNSLTNIFVGHLGNIDLSAISIAQTVISTFSFGFMLGMGSALETLCGQAYGAGQVHMLGVYMQRSIIILLATCVILLPIYLFATPVLELLGQETAIAKLAGRYTMLIIPQLFTLAITFPTSKFLQAQSKVDVLAGIGFAALLVHAVFLWLFIYTFGWGTTGAAIAFDLTNWLTAIAQLGYVVGWCKDGWKGLSWAAFNEIWAFVRLSIASAVMLCLEIWYMMSIILLVGHLNNAVIAVGSISICMNINGWENMLFIGINAAMSVRVSNELGLGHPRATKYSVYIAVLQCFLIGILCMVIVLVARNHLAIIFSSSKQMQQAVGGLAFLLGITMVLNSVQPVISGVAIGGGWQALVAYINLGCYYLFGLPLGYILGYVAKLGTKGLWLGMIAGAALQTLVLLIILYKTNWTTEVEDTTERMRKWGGQDFETEKSTDGQLPIENGVA, from the exons ATGGAGACGCCGTTGCTCAATGGCAACTCCGGCGACTACAACCAGCTCGTCGGCGCCGATGGAGACTACCGGCCGGCAAAGAGTTTTAAAGATTGGTGGGCAATTTTCTGCATAGAGACAGTCAAGCTGTGGAGGATAGGAGGTCCTATAGCCTTTAATATAATATGCCAATATGGAGTCAACTCCCTTACCAATATTTTTGTTGGGCATCTTGGAAATATTGACCTCTCTGCTATTTCCATAGCGCAGACTGTCATTAGTACTTTCTCTTTTGGCTTCATG CTGGGAATGGGGAGTGCTCTGGAAACACTATGTGGACAGGCCTATGGAGCAGGGCAAGTTCACATGTTAGGTGTTTACATGCAACGCTCCATCATAATTCTACTAGCAACTTGTGTCATTCTCTTGCCCATTTACTTATTCGCAACTCCAGTCCTCGAATTGTTGGGCCAAGAAACAGCAATTGCTAAGCTCGCTGGAAGATACACTATGTTAATCATCCCACAATTGTTTACACTTGCGATCACTTTCCCGACCTCTAAATTTCTTCAAGCTCAGAGCAAAGTGGATGTGCTTGCTGGGATTGGGTTCGCGGCTTTGCTGGTTCACGCTGTATTTCTTTGGCTCTTTATTTATACATTTGGTTGGGGTACTACTGGTGCTGCTATAGCCTTTGATCTTACCAATTGGCTTACTGCTATAGCGCAGTTGGGATATGTTGTTGGTTGGTGTAAGGATGGTTGGAAGGGATTATCGTGGGCGGCGTTTAATGAGATTTGGGCATTTGTTAGACTTTCCATTGCTTCAGCTGTTATGTTATGCCTTGAGATCTGGTATATGATGAGTATTATCCTCCTTGTTGGCCATCTTAATAACGCCGTCATAGCTGTTGGCTCCATTTCAATTTG CATGAACATCAATGGATGGGAGAACATGCTATTCATTGGAATTAATGCTGCCATGAG CGTGCGAGTCTCAAATGAACTCGGGCTAGGACATCCAAGAGCTACGAAATACTCGGTCTATATAGCAGTGTTGCAGTGCTTCCTAATTGGAATACTATGCATGGTAATTGTACTGGTAGCTAGAAATCATCTGGCCATTATCTTTTCAAGCAGCAAACAAATGCAACAAGCTGTTGGTGGTCTTGCTTTCCTTTTAGGAATCACTATGGTTCTTAATAGTGTTCAGCCCGTAATATCag GGGTTGCTATTGGAGGTGGATGGCAAGCTTTAGTAGCTTATATCAATCTTGGTTGCTATTACCTTTTTGGACTCCCTCTTGGATATATTCTTGGTTATGTAGCAAAATTGGGAACAAAG GGACTTTGGTTGGGGATGATTGCAGGGGCAGCTTTGCAGACCCTTGTACTCTTGATTATACTGTATAAGACTAATTGGACTACAGAG GTGGAAGATACGACAGAGCGTATGCGTAAATGGGGAGGACAAGATTTTGAAACAGAAAAATCTACCGATGGCCAATTGCCTATTGAGAATGGTGTAGCTTAA